A genomic window from Pyruvatibacter sp. includes:
- a CDS encoding enoyl-CoA hydratase, producing the protein METGSANNIEAVADSLKDITLARDGNVAVITLNRPDKLNAWTAAMESSMRVALATCARDNTVRAIVVTGAGRGFCAGADMNLLQKIDADAGDERELAQATRNATLDWDVSLGPDISEHMGGRFGYLPQIPKPIIAAINGPCAGLGMVFALWCDMRVGAENMFFTTAFAKRGLIAEHGISWLLPELAGQAAAMDFLFSSRRVESDEALRVGLLNNVVPSQDLVSETVAYAQQMAQTVSPRSVAVMKAQVWKARFQPLTDAIKTGDDEMQKSFASEDFKEGVEHFVQKRAPNFTGR; encoded by the coding sequence ATGGAAACCGGGAGTGCCAACAATATTGAGGCTGTGGCGGACAGTCTTAAGGACATAACGCTGGCGCGTGATGGCAATGTCGCGGTGATAACCCTCAACCGTCCGGACAAACTCAACGCATGGACGGCAGCTATGGAAAGCTCCATGCGCGTTGCATTGGCCACCTGCGCGCGCGACAACACCGTGCGGGCGATCGTGGTGACCGGGGCAGGCCGTGGATTTTGCGCCGGGGCGGACATGAACCTGCTGCAAAAAATTGATGCTGATGCGGGCGATGAGCGTGAGCTTGCCCAGGCCACGCGCAATGCAACGCTTGATTGGGATGTGTCTCTTGGGCCGGATATTTCAGAGCATATGGGCGGGCGTTTTGGCTATCTGCCACAAATCCCGAAACCGATCATCGCAGCCATCAATGGCCCCTGCGCCGGTCTGGGCATGGTGTTTGCCCTGTGGTGCGACATGCGGGTGGGGGCTGAGAACATGTTTTTCACAACCGCATTTGCCAAGCGAGGCCTGATCGCAGAGCACGGCATCTCGTGGTTGTTACCGGAGCTTGCAGGGCAGGCAGCGGCAATGGACTTTCTGTTTTCATCGCGCCGGGTTGAGAGCGACGAAGCGCTGCGGGTTGGCCTGCTCAACAACGTGGTGCCGTCGCAGGATCTGGTGAGCGAAACGGTGGCCTATGCCCAGCAAATGGCGCAAACCGTTAGCCCCCGCTCGGTAGCGGTCATGAAGGCGCAAGTCTGGAAAGCAAGATTCCAGCCGCTGACCGATGCCATCAAGACCGGCGACGACGAAATGCAAAAGAGCTTTGCCTCTGAAGATTTCAAAGAAGGTGTGGAACACTTCGTGCAAAAACGCGCGCCGAACTTTACCGGCCGCTAA
- a CDS encoding enoyl-CoA hydratase-related protein, which translates to MSEHAPLIIETPATYIRRIRLNRPKQMNAYTTQMCDAMCDELDAYLKDDDLRVLIVTGEGRGFCAGGDVSNADTDRAHLMSQQLSHAREMRDGMHKVIQTLHHLDKPIIAAINGPAVAGGLALALACDFRIAAASAKLGDTSGRFALLPDEGGGWLFPRAMGLDKALQMTLLAETYSADEAMTLGLVTQVVEDDTLEATALELATRLAAQSPLAVRLAKSMMRNGLDLTLEQSQREAALAVMIANPSDDVAEGVKAFFEKRAPVFSGK; encoded by the coding sequence ATGAGCGAACATGCCCCGCTGATTATTGAAACACCCGCCACATATATTCGCCGCATACGACTGAACAGACCGAAACAAATGAACGCGTACACCACGCAGATGTGTGACGCGATGTGCGATGAGCTTGATGCCTATCTGAAAGATGATGATCTGCGCGTCCTGATAGTTACCGGCGAAGGACGCGGCTTTTGCGCCGGAGGTGATGTGTCAAACGCGGATACTGATCGCGCGCATCTGATGTCGCAGCAGCTTTCCCACGCCCGTGAGATGCGTGATGGGATGCATAAGGTCATTCAAACTCTGCATCACCTGGACAAGCCTATCATTGCCGCCATTAACGGGCCGGCTGTTGCGGGTGGGTTGGCGCTGGCTTTGGCCTGCGATTTTCGCATCGCGGCTGCCAGCGCAAAACTGGGTGATACGTCAGGACGTTTTGCGTTGTTACCGGATGAAGGAGGCGGGTGGCTGTTTCCCCGCGCCATGGGGCTGGACAAAGCGTTGCAAATGACACTGCTGGCTGAGACCTACAGCGCCGACGAGGCGATGACGCTCGGGCTGGTGACGCAGGTGGTAGAGGACGACACACTTGAGGCCACCGCGCTGGAGCTTGCCACACGCCTCGCAGCACAATCGCCGCTGGCTGTACGGCTGGCGAAGTCGATGATGCGTAACGGGCTCGACTTGACCCTTGAACAATCCCAGCGCGAGGCTGCGCTTGCCGTGATGATCGCCAACCCGTCTGACGATGTTGCAGAGGGCGTCAAGGCGTTCTTTGAAAAACGAGCGCCGGTTTTTTCAGGCAAATGA
- a CDS encoding TetR/AcrR family transcriptional regulator: MPPPKNKPSTTSETGRQPPSKGSGRPRKARAEADILRAARELLDEAGPARLTIEAVAARAKVGKPTIYRYWANARELAMAALMERLPSAEKTLRGTVALDDLRTHIRGIISRFATTRGRQTALMLATAERDSELFKAFRNQVVFKGREEGRGILERAQKNGEVATDMPMETVLDLLYGPIFFRLLTVHEPLTQDFADSIVALLRRGIEARQSRE, from the coding sequence ATGCCACCACCAAAAAACAAACCATCAACGACATCTGAAACCGGAAGACAGCCGCCATCCAAGGGTTCTGGCCGCCCGCGAAAAGCGCGAGCAGAGGCAGACATCCTAAGGGCCGCGCGCGAGCTGCTGGATGAAGCAGGACCGGCACGGCTGACGATTGAAGCTGTGGCCGCCCGCGCCAAAGTTGGAAAACCAACGATCTATCGGTATTGGGCAAATGCGCGGGAACTGGCGATGGCTGCGTTGATGGAGCGCCTGCCATCCGCCGAGAAGACGCTTCGCGGCACCGTCGCGCTTGATGATCTGCGCACCCACATTCGTGGCATAATCTCCCGTTTCGCCACAACGCGCGGACGCCAGACAGCGCTCATGCTGGCGACAGCAGAGCGAGACAGCGAGTTGTTTAAGGCGTTTCGTAATCAGGTTGTTTTCAAAGGTCGCGAAGAAGGACGCGGCATCCTTGAGCGCGCGCAAAAAAATGGAGAAGTAGCAACAGATATGCCGATGGAAACAGTGCTTGATCTCCTTTACGGACCCATTTTCTTCCGTCTACTGACGGTCCACGAACCACTAACGCAGGATTTTGCAGACAGCATTGTCGCGCTGCTTCGCCGTGGCATTGAGGCCAGGCAGAGCCGCGAATAG
- a CDS encoding VOC family protein produces the protein MPSPNKKLHLSAYITVKGAADAIAFYAAAFGAVENYRLEDPDSGRIGHSEISIGTNIVMISDEYPDFGAVSPDTLGGTPVKLHLYVEDVDAVFAQATKAGATELRPLKDEFHGDRTGTLMDPFGHIWMLASRVEEVTPAQMQKRWQEMMGG, from the coding sequence ATGCCATCACCGAACAAAAAGCTGCATCTGTCGGCGTATATCACAGTGAAGGGCGCGGCGGACGCGATCGCATTTTATGCCGCAGCCTTTGGTGCCGTAGAGAACTATCGCCTGGAAGACCCCGACAGTGGGCGTATCGGTCACTCGGAAATCTCGATAGGCACAAATATCGTCATGATCTCAGATGAGTACCCGGATTTCGGTGCTGTGAGCCCGGATACGTTGGGCGGAACCCCGGTAAAACTTCATCTTTACGTTGAAGATGTTGACGCCGTCTTTGCACAGGCGACAAAGGCTGGCGCGACAGAACTTCGCCCTCTCAAGGACGAGTTTCACGGCGACCGGACGGGAACCCTCATGGACCCGTTCGGGCACATTTGGATGCTTGCATCGCGTGTCGAGGAGGTAACGCCCGCTCAAATGCAAAAACGCTGGCAGGAGATGATGGGCGGCTAG
- a CDS encoding aminotransferase class I/II-fold pyridoxal phosphate-dependent enzyme: MTRTALPDHGTDWETLSARMNDMATGDVKWRDGKTAVYVFNAGEDVSRVQKEAYARFMSENGLGPMAFPSLKRMEEEIVQMGLTLLQAPDDGAGNVTSGGTDSITMAIKAARDYARATGKLAKGVQANIVLPWSGHPAFDKAAMMMDIELRRVACTDDFLADPQAMSAAIDGNTIMMVGSAPCFPYGLIDPIADLGTVAERHDVWLHVDACVGGFFAPFVRMNGADLPAFDFVVPQVKSMSADLHKYGYCAKGASTVMFRSADLKEHMGFDTNDWPGGRMMTPTLAGTRPGGAIAAAWAVMNYLGVEGYRAKQGLVVETREKIEAGARALGFEIIGTPQLGLVGYTHPERDIFAIWGKLFERGWFTSVVTKPKGIHLMLSPKHAEVVDTYLADLEWATEQVRGANEPKEAKEIRYSG; the protein is encoded by the coding sequence ATGACCCGCACCGCACTGCCCGACCATGGAACTGACTGGGAGACGCTGTCTGCCCGGATGAACGACATGGCAACGGGAGATGTGAAGTGGCGGGATGGCAAGACCGCTGTTTACGTGTTCAACGCAGGCGAGGACGTGTCGCGGGTCCAAAAGGAAGCCTATGCGCGGTTCATGTCTGAAAATGGTCTGGGGCCAATGGCGTTTCCCAGTCTCAAGCGCATGGAAGAAGAAATTGTGCAGATGGGGCTGACGCTGCTGCAGGCGCCCGACGACGGGGCGGGGAACGTTACGTCGGGCGGCACGGACTCCATCACCATGGCGATCAAGGCAGCGCGGGATTATGCACGCGCGACAGGCAAGCTGGCCAAGGGTGTGCAGGCCAACATCGTTTTGCCGTGGTCCGGCCATCCGGCTTTCGACAAGGCGGCGATGATGATGGACATCGAGCTGCGGCGTGTTGCGTGTACGGATGATTTTCTGGCCGACCCCCAGGCCATGTCAGCCGCCATTGATGGCAATACAATTATGATGGTTGGATCAGCGCCGTGTTTTCCCTATGGGCTGATTGACCCGATTGCCGACCTTGGCACAGTTGCTGAAAGACATGACGTTTGGCTGCATGTAGATGCGTGTGTTGGCGGTTTTTTTGCGCCGTTTGTGCGGATGAACGGAGCGGACCTGCCGGCGTTCGATTTTGTGGTGCCGCAGGTGAAGTCCATGTCGGCCGACCTGCACAAATATGGCTACTGCGCCAAAGGGGCTTCAACCGTCATGTTCCGGTCTGCGGACCTCAAGGAACATATGGGCTTTGACACCAATGACTGGCCCGGCGGACGGATGATGACGCCGACACTGGCAGGCACCCGGCCAGGCGGCGCAATCGCAGCGGCTTGGGCGGTGATGAATTATCTGGGTGTTGAGGGCTATCGCGCCAAGCAGGGCCTGGTGGTTGAAACGCGCGAGAAGATTGAAGCCGGCGCGCGGGCGCTTGGCTTTGAAATTATCGGCACACCGCAGCTTGGGCTGGTGGGCTACACCCATCCGGAGCGCGACATATTTGCGATCTGGGGCAAGCTGTTTGAGCGCGGCTGGTTTACGTCTGTTGTAACCAAGCCAAAAGGCATTCATCTCATGCTCTCACCCAAACATGCCGAGGTGGTTGACACCTATCTGGCAGACCTGGAATGGGCAACCGAGCAGGTGCGTGGCGCGAATGAACCAAAAGAAGCCAAGGAAATCCGCTACAGCGGCTAG
- a CDS encoding glutathione S-transferase, with protein MKFYNSIGPNPKMVRMYMAERGLSIDTQEVDIMAAENRGDEYTKRNPRGQIPCLELDDGTVLAEITAICEYLDEINGTSALVGTTPLARAITRMWMRRADLYVCEPLANGFRFAEGLPMFESRMLCRPEAADGLKAMAANGLAWFDANLGEGAWLAGKDFTIADCLLFAFLEFGASVGQPIPAECTNVQAWYDRVAARPSASA; from the coding sequence ATGAAGTTTTACAATTCAATCGGCCCGAACCCGAAAATGGTTCGCATGTATATGGCTGAGCGTGGTCTGAGCATTGACACACAGGAAGTTGACATCATGGCGGCTGAAAACCGTGGTGATGAATATACAAAGCGTAATCCGCGCGGCCAGATTCCCTGTCTTGAACTGGACGACGGCACCGTACTCGCCGAAATCACCGCGATCTGTGAGTATCTTGATGAGATCAACGGCACGTCTGCTCTTGTCGGCACCACACCTTTAGCGCGAGCAATAACGCGCATGTGGATGCGCCGCGCCGATCTGTATGTCTGCGAGCCGCTTGCCAACGGGTTCAGATTTGCGGAAGGCCTGCCGATGTTTGAAAGCCGGATGCTGTGCCGCCCCGAAGCCGCCGATGGTCTCAAGGCGATGGCAGCCAATGGCCTTGCGTGGTTTGACGCCAATCTGGGTGAGGGTGCCTGGCTGGCGGGTAAGGACTTCACCATCGCCGACTGCCTGCTGTTTGCGTTCCTTGAGTTTGGTGCAAGCGTTGGCCAGCCCATCCCGGCAGAGTGCACCAACGTGCAGGCCTGGTATGACCGCGTTGCGGCGCGTCCGTCAGCATCCGCCTGA
- a CDS encoding PGPGW domain-containing protein produces MTRHGATRLAMLALGWALLLPGLIFVVLPPPFAFGIFMVLPGIAILVAYSKTMRRLVQRVRARHTTVDVALGAVETRVPGWIGRSLKRTRTRALVDAVRRKRNAKVESDLSWPT; encoded by the coding sequence TTGACGCGCCATGGGGCTACACGACTTGCAATGCTTGCGTTGGGCTGGGCTCTGTTGCTTCCCGGCCTCATTTTCGTTGTTCTGCCGCCGCCATTCGCGTTTGGCATTTTCATGGTGCTGCCCGGCATTGCCATTTTAGTGGCATACTCAAAAACCATGCGGCGGCTGGTTCAGCGGGTGCGGGCACGGCATACGACGGTTGATGTGGCACTGGGTGCTGTTGAAACGCGAGTGCCAGGCTGGATCGGGCGAAGTCTCAAGCGTACCCGTACCAGGGCACTTGTTGACGCCGTGCGCCGCAAACGGAATGCAAAAGTGGAGAGCGACTTGTCATGGCCGACCTGA
- a CDS encoding MBL fold metallo-hydrolase: MADLKLNRQFDPQYGEMVEVTPLVRRVVAPNESPFTFKGTGTYVIGRGTVAVIDPGPLDMAHVRAILDGLAGETISHILITHTHSDHSPAAAPLKDATGAPTYGHGPHGSGHPAPEGAKMDEGGDMAFVPDHAIRDGDVIEGNGWTVECVFTPGHTSNHMCFGLREEKALFTGDHVMGWSTAVIAPPDGDMAHYMASLRKLLERDDEVYYPTHGSPVTKPHSLVRGYIAHRKAREDQILKRLEAGDRRITDMVPLMYAQTDKRLHPAAARSVFAHMKQLAEEGRVQTHGTPSISGEYWLD; encoded by the coding sequence ATGGCCGACCTGAAACTCAACCGGCAGTTTGACCCTCAATACGGCGAGATGGTTGAGGTTACGCCCCTGGTGCGGCGCGTGGTGGCACCAAATGAAAGTCCATTTACGTTTAAAGGTACGGGCACTTATGTCATCGGTCGCGGCACTGTTGCGGTGATAGACCCCGGCCCGCTCGACATGGCTCATGTGAGGGCCATTCTGGATGGGCTCGCAGGCGAAACCATCAGCCATATTCTTATTACGCATACCCATAGCGACCATTCACCTGCGGCCGCACCCCTGAAAGACGCAACCGGCGCGCCCACCTATGGCCACGGACCGCACGGCTCAGGACACCCTGCACCGGAAGGTGCCAAAATGGATGAGGGCGGCGACATGGCGTTTGTGCCCGACCACGCCATCCGCGATGGTGATGTGATTGAGGGCAACGGCTGGACGGTTGAGTGCGTGTTCACTCCCGGCCATACCTCAAACCACATGTGCTTTGGCCTGCGCGAGGAAAAGGCGCTGTTCACCGGTGATCATGTGATGGGCTGGTCAACGGCTGTCATTGCGCCGCCGGATGGCGACATGGCGCACTACATGGCCTCGCTGCGCAAGCTGCTGGAGCGTGACGATGAGGTGTACTACCCCACACATGGCTCGCCCGTGACAAAGCCGCACTCGCTGGTGCGCGGCTACATTGCCCACCGCAAGGCCCGCGAGGACCAGATTCTCAAACGGCTTGAAGCCGGCGACCGCAGGATCACCGATATGGTGCCCTTAATGTATGCGCAAACCGACAAGCGCCTGCACCCCGCCGCTGCCCGCTCGGTATTTGCCCATATGAAACAACTGGCCGAAGAAGGCCGCGTGCAGACCCACGGCACGCCTAGCATCAGCGGTGAATACTGGCTGGACTAG
- a CDS encoding VTT domain-containing protein, giving the protein MTERTSRHTPSLLKAGSNCWRIARADRAAILIDGAHYFAALRASLLRADHSIQIIGWDMHSATRLVGASNEADDDAPEALRDFLAHLVRRKPHLKIDILLWDYSLLYALEREPVPTVTLNWMTPKQISVCLDDALPFGASHHQKIVIVDDAVAFSGGIDLTVNRWDTPGHSMDDSRRTGPSGNRYHPFHDIQIVVDGEAARDLALLSRARWKTLGANRVYDRPLHTPNTVPWPDDVEPDFRHAQVGISRTMAAYQGEPEIREVETLFVDAIKAAEKALYIENQFFSAHVIAHALAERLRENPDLEVVLVGPNVHHTWLEERSMNTGRRNFMRLLEQQGVADRVALLYPSLPDDETDQGVMVHAKLMIVDNRLLRVGSANTNNRSMGLDTECDLTIEASTDEHMSVISMVRARLLAEHLGLPPEHVLETLSSHGSFIEAVTAMSTGDRALRPIRLDDVPDSNVAQTVHVLADPERPVSPQDLLGDSFSGDFFGGGKMAGQSPARTAGRLAGAVVAIGALVAVWRYSPLSVYADPATLATMVETVRDSVWLPVIMMAAFVVGGLIVFPVTILIIAAGILFSPLAALAYALAGTLLASAVTYAGGRVTGAGFVSGLFGRHLERVRRALARNGIVGVAAVRMVPFAPFSVVNYAAGAIKVRFSDFMFGTLLGMAPGTVIITLLGNQVMQVLRDPTPGQLALLGLGGIVWIGVAYGMQRIAARLRGTDDD; this is encoded by the coding sequence TTGACCGAGAGAACATCCAGGCACACACCCTCCCTGCTGAAAGCCGGGTCCAATTGCTGGCGCATTGCGCGGGCGGACCGGGCAGCAATATTGATCGACGGTGCCCACTACTTCGCGGCGCTGCGCGCCTCGCTGCTGCGTGCTGATCATTCGATCCAGATCATCGGCTGGGACATGCACAGCGCCACGCGGCTGGTGGGCGCGTCGAATGAGGCTGATGACGATGCACCGGAAGCCCTGCGCGACTTTCTGGCCCATCTGGTACGCCGCAAGCCGCATCTGAAAATCGACATTCTGCTGTGGGATTATTCGTTGCTGTACGCGCTTGAGCGTGAGCCGGTGCCGACGGTAACGCTGAACTGGATGACGCCAAAACAGATATCAGTCTGCCTCGACGATGCGTTGCCCTTCGGCGCAAGTCACCACCAGAAAATTGTGATCGTGGATGATGCGGTTGCCTTCTCGGGCGGGATCGATCTCACCGTGAACAGGTGGGATACACCCGGGCATAGCATGGATGACAGCCGCCGGACGGGGCCTTCAGGTAACCGCTATCACCCGTTCCACGATATTCAGATAGTTGTGGACGGCGAGGCCGCCCGCGACCTGGCGCTGCTTTCGCGCGCGCGATGGAAGACGTTGGGGGCAAACCGCGTGTACGATCGGCCATTGCACACACCCAATACCGTTCCGTGGCCGGATGATGTCGAGCCTGACTTTCGTCATGCACAGGTCGGCATATCGCGCACAATGGCCGCTTATCAGGGTGAGCCTGAAATCAGGGAAGTGGAGACGCTGTTCGTTGATGCCATCAAGGCCGCGGAAAAAGCTCTCTATATAGAGAATCAGTTCTTCTCTGCTCACGTCATTGCCCATGCATTGGCGGAAAGGCTTCGTGAAAACCCTGATCTGGAAGTGGTGCTGGTCGGCCCGAATGTGCATCACACATGGCTTGAGGAGCGGTCGATGAATACGGGTCGGCGCAATTTCATGCGCCTCCTTGAGCAGCAGGGCGTGGCGGACCGCGTTGCGTTGCTTTATCCCTCATTGCCCGACGATGAGACGGACCAGGGTGTAATGGTTCATGCCAAGCTCATGATCGTGGATAACCGTCTGCTTCGCGTCGGGTCGGCAAATACCAACAATCGCTCAATGGGTCTTGACACCGAGTGCGACCTTACGATTGAGGCGTCTACGGACGAACACATGTCCGTCATTTCCATGGTCCGGGCGCGGCTTCTGGCGGAGCATCTTGGTTTGCCGCCTGAGCACGTGCTCGAAACGCTTTCCTCCCACGGCTCGTTCATTGAGGCGGTTACAGCCATGAGCACGGGTGACAGGGCGCTAAGGCCCATCAGGCTGGACGACGTACCCGACAGCAATGTCGCACAGACGGTTCATGTGCTTGCAGACCCCGAGCGGCCGGTATCACCGCAGGACCTGCTAGGTGACAGTTTCAGCGGCGACTTTTTCGGCGGCGGAAAAATGGCCGGGCAGTCGCCCGCCCGCACGGCTGGCCGATTGGCTGGCGCTGTTGTGGCTATCGGGGCGCTGGTCGCGGTCTGGCGCTACAGCCCGCTGTCAGTCTATGCAGACCCGGCGACCCTTGCGACCATGGTTGAGACAGTCCGCGACAGTGTGTGGTTACCTGTCATCATGATGGCTGCGTTTGTGGTCGGCGGACTGATCGTATTTCCTGTCACCATCCTGATCATTGCAGCAGGCATCCTGTTTTCACCACTTGCGGCCCTGGCCTACGCGCTGGCCGGTACGCTGCTTGCCTCGGCGGTGACGTATGCGGGGGGCCGGGTAACAGGTGCCGGGTTTGTTTCCGGGCTGTTCGGCCGGCATCTTGAGCGCGTGCGCCGGGCGCTGGCGCGCAACGGGATTGTGGGGGTCGCGGCCGTACGCATGGTGCCGTTTGCCCCGTTCTCGGTCGTCAACTATGCCGCGGGCGCAATCAAAGTGCGGTTTTCCGATTTCATGTTCGGCACGCTTTTAGGCATGGCGCCGGGCACGGTGATCATCACCCTTCTGGGGAACCAGGTGATGCAGGTGCTGCGAGACCCAACGCCAGGCCAGCTCGCGTTGCTGGGGCTGGGCGGAATCGTATGGATTGGCGTGGCATACGGTATGCAGCGGATCGCGGCTCGGCTGCGCGGTACTGATGACGACTAG
- a CDS encoding endonuclease/exonuclease/phosphatase family protein, with product MTTSTGTLRVATWNVHSYVGVDGRRDVARVAEHVAQMAPDIAAFQEVDAHLRDADGTPQPGTELLTSIGDHRHEAWSIVDGDRHYGQAVISRFPLVDQSLHDISFASREPRMVIETHAETDIGCIRIIATHLGLKRGERMYQLARLRDIILNRPETPTILMGDLNEWGRNAVMRDLMANVFDHAAAPPSYPSRLPLLRLDRIWCRGGLALSGAHAVRSAHRASDHLPVVADIRPTTTRDQRVG from the coding sequence ATGACGACTAGCACCGGCACACTGCGCGTTGCGACATGGAATGTTCACAGCTATGTGGGTGTGGACGGCAGACGCGATGTTGCGAGGGTCGCCGAACACGTCGCCCAAATGGCACCGGACATTGCCGCCTTTCAGGAAGTGGATGCACATCTGCGTGATGCTGACGGCACACCGCAGCCAGGCACCGAACTTCTAACAAGTATCGGCGACCACAGGCATGAGGCGTGGTCGATTGTTGATGGGGACCGCCACTACGGGCAAGCGGTTATCAGTCGGTTTCCGCTGGTTGACCAAAGCCTGCACGACATCTCGTTCGCTTCACGCGAGCCGCGCATGGTAATCGAAACCCATGCAGAAACAGATATAGGTTGTATACGGATTATTGCGACGCATCTTGGTCTCAAGCGCGGGGAGCGGATGTATCAGCTTGCGCGGTTGCGCGACATCATTCTGAACCGGCCGGAGACACCTACCATTTTGATGGGCGACCTCAACGAGTGGGGGCGCAATGCCGTTATGCGCGACCTGATGGCGAACGTATTCGACCACGCAGCAGCGCCGCCGAGTTATCCGTCCCGGCTGCCACTGTTGCGGCTTGATCGCATCTGGTGCCGTGGCGGGCTGGCGCTGTCGGGGGCCCATGCGGTGCGCTCCGCTCACCGGGCATCAGACCACCTGCCGGTGGTGGCCGATATACGCCCTACGACTACCCGCGATCAACGGGTCGGCTAG
- a CDS encoding DUF1499 domain-containing protein: MSDTARSRIATLALRLVGVGLIAAVSAVLLTRFGIISASGGVFGTAGSMLVVFLGMLLGLVGLVRAFTGKPGMVPSLVAVVAGAAILFVPVTTALSGGDVPMIHDITTDLEDPPQFVAVVALRGEGTNPIDRAAPDLANLQRGAYPHLQTLTVADDITTVFAAALAEAEASGWDIADAQEPENGEPGRIEATDTTLLFGFKDDVVIRIADDGPDRTLVDVRSVSRVGQSDLGANAARIDAFLAGLRQRLGN; the protein is encoded by the coding sequence ATGAGTGACACCGCACGTTCACGTATCGCAACACTTGCCCTGCGCCTTGTCGGCGTTGGGCTGATTGCGGCTGTATCGGCCGTTTTGCTCACCCGGTTTGGCATCATCAGCGCGTCCGGCGGCGTTTTTGGAACGGCCGGCTCCATGCTGGTTGTTTTTCTGGGCATGTTGCTGGGCCTTGTGGGCCTTGTTCGCGCCTTCACCGGCAAGCCCGGCATGGTACCGTCACTTGTGGCAGTGGTTGCCGGGGCGGCCATCCTGTTTGTGCCCGTCACTACAGCACTGAGCGGCGGCGACGTGCCGATGATCCACGACATCACAACAGACCTCGAAGACCCGCCGCAATTCGTAGCCGTTGTTGCCCTGCGTGGTGAAGGCACAAACCCTATCGACCGCGCAGCGCCCGACCTTGCGAACCTGCAACGCGGTGCCTACCCGCACCTGCAAACGCTGACCGTGGCAGATGACATCACCACCGTGTTTGCAGCCGCCCTTGCTGAGGCGGAGGCGAGCGGCTGGGACATTGCCGATGCACAAGAACCCGAAAACGGCGAACCCGGCCGCATCGAAGCCACCGACACCACGCTGTTATTCGGCTTCAAGGACGATGTGGTCATCCGCATCGCCGATGATGGCCCCGACCGTACGCTGGTGGATGTGCGCTCGGTCAGCCGGGTTGGCCAGTCCGATCTTGGCGCCAATGCAGCCCGCATAGATGCTTTTCTGGCTGGCCTCAGGCAGCGTTTGGGCAACTAG